Proteins encoded together in one Terriglobia bacterium window:
- a CDS encoding MFS transporter, with amino-acid sequence MDNSNGIASGAPYNPVPPIAISNTRRWVVMWLLFAASIINYLDRTTISFALPLLSHDLHLGPESKGVLLSAFFWSYTLMQIPIGLMADRMNLLWVYAGAFALWSVAQGLTGLAGTLTVLILLRVLLGFGESIYLPGGTKIVSLMFGRLERGLPSGFFDSGTRFGLVLGGLAIPWLLVHYGWRDAFVLIGILGLIWLVPWFFAFPASLANRAETQALASSRQARPRFRLAHFDRNLLGVCLGFFCFDYFWYLMLTWLPDYLYEARHLSIIKAGLFSALPYAVFGVCQPLGGWISDRLISRGWDPTRTRKGIISFGFAFGLLMIPAAFADSANVAVALIVGAGLVGLSTANLLVMVQLCAPSEEIGVWTGFLNFAGNIGGITAPLITGFLIAWTGSFVAGFVLGPLLLVSGLLAYWFVVGKLESPADSEAAATADS; translated from the coding sequence ATGGATAATTCCAACGGAATAGCATCCGGCGCACCGTACAACCCGGTCCCTCCCATTGCCATCAGCAACACCCGGCGCTGGGTGGTGATGTGGCTGCTGTTTGCCGCGTCGATCATCAACTATCTGGATCGCACCACCATTTCGTTTGCTCTGCCGCTGCTATCTCACGATCTCCACCTGGGTCCGGAGTCCAAGGGAGTTCTGCTCTCTGCATTCTTCTGGTCCTACACGCTGATGCAGATTCCCATCGGGCTTATGGCAGACCGCATGAATCTGTTGTGGGTGTACGCCGGAGCTTTTGCGCTGTGGTCCGTGGCGCAAGGGCTCACGGGGCTGGCCGGCACGCTGACCGTCCTCATCCTGCTTCGCGTGCTGCTGGGATTTGGCGAATCCATCTATCTGCCGGGCGGCACGAAGATTGTCAGCCTGATGTTCGGCCGCCTGGAACGCGGCCTGCCCTCAGGCTTCTTTGATTCCGGCACCCGCTTCGGCCTCGTCCTGGGAGGACTTGCCATTCCCTGGCTGCTGGTCCATTACGGATGGCGAGACGCCTTTGTGCTGATCGGAATCCTGGGCCTCATCTGGCTGGTTCCCTGGTTTTTTGCTTTCCCCGCCTCGCTCGCAAACAGGGCAGAAACCCAAGCGTTAGCTTCCAGCCGGCAAGCACGCCCGCGCTTCAGGCTGGCGCATTTTGACCGCAATCTGCTGGGGGTCTGCCTGGGCTTTTTCTGTTTCGATTATTTCTGGTACCTGATGCTGACGTGGCTCCCGGATTACCTGTACGAGGCGCGACACTTGAGCATCATCAAGGCGGGACTTTTTTCCGCCCTCCCCTACGCCGTCTTTGGTGTTTGCCAGCCGCTGGGAGGCTGGATTTCCGACCGCCTGATCAGCCGCGGCTGGGACCCGACCCGGACGCGCAAAGGTATCATCTCTTTTGGCTTCGCGTTTGGCCTGCTGATGATTCCCGCGGCGTTTGCTGACAGCGCCAACGTGGCCGTTGCCTTGATCGTCGGCGCGGGCCTGGTGGGACTCTCGACCGCCAACCTTCTGGTGATGGTGCAACTCTGCGCGCCGTCAGAAGAAATCGGGGTCTGGACCGGCTTCCTGAATTTTGCGGGAAACATCGGAGGCATTACGGCGCCGCTGATTACGGGTTTCTTGATTGCCTGGACCGGCTCGTTTGTCGCCGGTTTTGTGCTGGGGCCGCTGCTGTTGGTGAGCGGCCTGCTCGCCTACTGGTTCGTTGTCGGCAAGCTCGAATCCCCGGCGGACTCGGAGGCCGCCGCGACTGCGGATTCCTGA
- a CDS encoding glycosyl hydrolase gives MRTTSLAPLELRMLAWLSRSSDAAATAAGASLWAPFIKPPDDSRIMMRWWWFGPAVANQELEREIRAMKEAGIGGFEIQPVYPREMDDPARGIRNLAYLSDGFLDALRFVNQKTQEMGMRLDLTLSSGWPYGGSLVPITQAAGMLRVVAVPIPGTDNSVAAPSLEAGESLIAAWAMPGDHLRFPKSSAQQLDDLSGVRVMVPDRRQFRAVLFFISSRTGMQVKRPAVGAEGFVIDHYDAAAIGAYLRSTGDRLMQAFSGKPPYAVFSDSLEVYGSNWTPDLLAEFHRRRGYDLKPHLLALVGDAGETTLAIRCDWGRTLTELANDHYLAPLREWADRNGTRLRCQAYGEPPVTLSSNRLVDLPEGESPDWRGFSPARWASSACHLYGKPVASAETWTWIHSPAFRATPLDLKAEADCDFLQGINQIVGHGWPYSPPEAGEPGWRFYAAGALNDHNPWWPVMADLALYLQRMCFLLRQGKPANDVALYLSNSDAWAQFTANSNPSVNGVLAMLLGKNILGHILDAGFNFDFIDDEAIDLVGIPYAALVLPGVERIPLAACQKVREYALHGGVVIAARVIPQLAPGLLEGRRDSPKVRALSRELFEGQNARGLLVQNEAALGAALTSKLTPDVELNAEAPEIGFIHRKLDEGHLYFLANTGNKAHDVEATFRVKQLSPERWDPFTATKSAVRWKCTDDGRTAVTLHFEPYESAVLMFSSSPSASAPAPARARRRSVPASVDLSRGWKVTFTGTGKSIQMDRLRPWTELAGLRFFSGQGVYEKAVSVPESMLNSGAKVYLNFGKGVPIEPHHRQNGTQAWIESPVREAAVVYVNGQRAGSVWRPPYELEITEWLHTGANAFRVVVGNLAINSMAGRSQPDYRLLNLRYGKRFDPQDMENLQPVPSGLLGVVTLIAR, from the coding sequence TTGCGGACGACTTCTCTCGCGCCACTTGAACTCCGGATGCTGGCCTGGCTTTCCAGATCTTCGGACGCGGCAGCGACAGCCGCCGGCGCGTCGCTGTGGGCGCCATTCATCAAGCCGCCGGATGACTCACGCATCATGATGCGCTGGTGGTGGTTTGGGCCGGCAGTGGCCAACCAGGAACTGGAACGCGAAATCCGCGCGATGAAAGAAGCCGGCATCGGCGGGTTTGAAATTCAACCGGTCTACCCTCGGGAGATGGATGATCCCGCTCGCGGGATTCGCAACCTGGCTTATCTTTCCGACGGCTTTCTTGATGCATTGCGGTTCGTCAACCAGAAGACCCAGGAAATGGGGATGCGGCTGGACCTGACGCTTTCGAGCGGCTGGCCTTACGGAGGGAGCCTCGTTCCGATCACGCAGGCCGCTGGCATGCTGCGGGTGGTGGCTGTTCCGATTCCGGGCACCGACAATTCTGTGGCAGCGCCCAGTCTTGAAGCAGGCGAGTCCCTGATAGCCGCGTGGGCCATGCCTGGCGATCATTTGCGCTTTCCCAAATCGAGTGCTCAGCAACTGGACGACCTCAGCGGCGTCAGAGTCATGGTGCCGGACCGGCGGCAATTCCGCGCGGTGTTGTTCTTCATTTCCAGCCGCACAGGCATGCAGGTGAAGCGCCCTGCCGTGGGAGCTGAAGGCTTTGTGATCGATCACTACGACGCCGCGGCAATCGGTGCTTATCTGCGCTCAACAGGCGATCGCCTGATGCAGGCCTTCAGCGGAAAGCCCCCTTACGCAGTGTTCAGCGACAGTCTTGAAGTCTACGGATCCAACTGGACTCCGGACCTGCTGGCCGAATTTCACCGCCGCCGCGGCTATGATCTCAAACCGCACCTCCTGGCGCTGGTGGGCGATGCTGGAGAGACGACGTTGGCTATTCGCTGCGACTGGGGCCGCACGCTCACGGAGCTTGCCAATGACCATTACCTGGCGCCGCTGCGGGAGTGGGCGGACCGAAACGGCACCAGGCTTCGCTGCCAGGCCTACGGCGAGCCGCCGGTGACCCTGTCCAGCAATCGCCTCGTGGACCTCCCGGAGGGCGAAAGTCCAGACTGGAGAGGATTCAGCCCGGCGCGCTGGGCATCCTCTGCCTGCCACCTCTACGGCAAGCCGGTCGCTTCGGCGGAAACATGGACATGGATCCACTCTCCGGCTTTCCGCGCAACGCCGCTGGACTTGAAGGCTGAAGCCGATTGCGACTTCCTTCAGGGAATCAACCAGATTGTCGGCCACGGCTGGCCTTACTCGCCGCCGGAGGCCGGCGAGCCCGGCTGGCGTTTCTACGCGGCTGGCGCCTTGAATGATCACAACCCCTGGTGGCCCGTGATGGCCGACCTGGCGCTTTACCTCCAACGGATGTGCTTCCTGCTTCGCCAGGGCAAACCGGCCAACGACGTTGCACTATATCTTTCCAACAGCGATGCCTGGGCGCAGTTCACCGCCAACAGCAATCCCTCGGTTAACGGCGTGCTGGCCATGCTGTTGGGGAAGAACATACTCGGCCACATTCTGGATGCCGGTTTCAATTTCGATTTCATCGACGATGAAGCCATCGACCTTGTTGGCATCCCCTACGCCGCTCTGGTTCTGCCCGGTGTTGAGCGAATTCCGCTGGCCGCCTGCCAGAAGGTCCGGGAATACGCGCTTCACGGCGGAGTGGTCATCGCTGCCCGCGTGATTCCCCAACTTGCCCCCGGCCTCCTGGAAGGCAGGCGCGACAGCCCGAAAGTCCGAGCGCTTTCCCGTGAACTCTTCGAGGGGCAAAACGCGCGCGGCCTCTTGGTTCAAAATGAAGCAGCCTTGGGTGCGGCGCTTACCAGCAAGCTGACTCCCGACGTCGAATTGAATGCCGAAGCGCCTGAAATCGGCTTTATTCATCGCAAGCTCGATGAGGGCCACCTCTACTTTCTGGCAAACACGGGCAACAAGGCGCACGATGTTGAGGCCACCTTCCGGGTGAAGCAGCTTTCGCCGGAGCGATGGGATCCGTTTACAGCCACGAAATCCGCCGTGCGATGGAAGTGTACAGATGATGGGCGCACCGCAGTGACGCTTCACTTTGAACCCTATGAATCCGCTGTGCTGATGTTCTCCAGTTCGCCGAGCGCTTCTGCCCCAGCCCCGGCCCGCGCCAGGCGAAGGTCAGTGCCGGCTTCCGTCGATTTAAGCCGCGGCTGGAAAGTCACTTTCACCGGCACGGGCAAATCCATTCAAATGGACCGTCTGCGCCCCTGGACGGAACTGGCCGGCCTTCGCTTTTTCTCCGGCCAGGGCGTTTATGAAAAGGCCGTATCGGTGCCGGAATCCATGCTCAACTCCGGGGCGAAGGTTTACCTGAATTTCGGCAAGGGCGTTCCCATCGAACCGCATCATCGACAGAATGGCACGCAGGCCTGGATTGAGAGTCCCGTGCGCGAGGCAGCCGTCGTGTATGTGAACGGGCAGCGGGCCGGTTCGGTTTGGCGCCCGCCGTACGAGCTGGAAATCACGGAATGGCTGCATACAGGAGCGAACGCGTTCCGGGTGGTTGTCGGGAACCTTGCCATCAATTCCATGGCGGGCAGATCGCAGCCTGACTACCGCCTCCTCAACCTACGCTACGGCAAACGTTTTGACCCGCAAGACATGGAGAACCTTCAGCCCGTGCCCTCCGGCTTGCTGGGGGTCGTCACCTTGATCGCTCGTTAA
- a CDS encoding fatty acid--CoA ligase: MILPLTPVRLKRHAARIFGNKEGVVCENLRFTYRQFDERCDRLSAALLRLGLKKGERVAFLSFNCHRLLEGYYGVPQVGAILLPLNIRLAPEELAYILNDADPALLFFDPEFIPLLETLRPRIPSVRHYVALRSSPPEWAHPQSYDEVLEEAEPARIDYREIDENSVAELFYTSGTTAYPKGVMLTHRNLYLHAFYKLQADTETDNEVGIYTVPLFHVNSWGTPHSLTLLGGKHVIIRKYDPLTVLELIQTERVSQIQMVPTMVTAMLNHPDFSRYDVSSVKVMFVGGAPCNTRLIREIEEKLPGCVAKGGYGLTETSPVISIASIKDHLAGESREVLDRRKATAGWALAGAEIRVVDLRGNDVKPDSGEVGEVIVRSDVVMAGYWKQPEATAYAIQDDWFHTGDLATIDEEGYVLIVDRAKDMILSGGENIASAEIERVLGGHPAVLECAVIAVPDDKWGEVPKALVVLRAGQSATGCEILDHCRCHLAGFKVPKSLEFLESLPKGGTGKILKKVLREPYWAGRERRVQ; encoded by the coding sequence ATGATTCTTCCGCTCACTCCAGTCCGCCTGAAGCGCCATGCCGCCCGCATTTTCGGAAACAAGGAAGGCGTAGTCTGCGAAAACCTGCGGTTCACGTATCGCCAGTTTGACGAGCGCTGCGACCGGCTCTCAGCCGCGCTGCTCCGGCTGGGGCTTAAGAAAGGCGAGCGCGTTGCCTTCCTGAGTTTCAACTGCCATCGGTTGCTGGAGGGTTACTACGGCGTTCCTCAAGTGGGCGCCATCCTGCTGCCGCTCAACATCCGTCTGGCGCCGGAAGAATTGGCTTATATCTTGAATGATGCCGATCCCGCCTTGCTTTTCTTCGATCCCGAGTTTATCCCGCTCCTTGAAACTCTGCGGCCGCGCATCCCGTCCGTCAGGCACTATGTTGCTCTTCGCAGCAGCCCGCCCGAGTGGGCGCATCCCCAATCCTACGACGAGGTTCTGGAGGAAGCAGAGCCTGCAAGAATCGATTACCGCGAGATTGATGAGAACTCGGTGGCCGAGCTTTTCTACACCAGCGGAACAACGGCCTATCCCAAGGGCGTGATGCTCACGCACCGCAACCTCTATCTTCACGCGTTTTACAAGCTGCAGGCGGATACGGAAACTGACAACGAGGTTGGAATCTACACGGTCCCGCTATTTCACGTGAACAGTTGGGGAACGCCGCACTCCCTGACGCTGCTGGGCGGAAAGCATGTGATCATCAGAAAGTACGATCCTCTCACCGTGCTCGAGCTGATCCAGACCGAGCGCGTGTCACAGATTCAGATGGTGCCCACCATGGTTACTGCGATGCTAAACCACCCCGATTTTTCTCGCTATGATGTTTCCAGTGTCAAGGTGATGTTTGTCGGCGGGGCGCCTTGCAACACGAGGCTGATTCGCGAGATTGAAGAAAAATTGCCCGGCTGTGTGGCGAAGGGCGGTTACGGCTTGACGGAAACTTCCCCGGTTATTTCCATTGCCAGCATCAAAGACCACTTGGCGGGCGAGTCGCGCGAAGTTCTCGACCGCCGCAAGGCGACCGCGGGCTGGGCGTTGGCGGGCGCCGAAATTCGCGTGGTGGATCTGCGTGGCAATGATGTGAAGCCCGACAGCGGCGAAGTGGGCGAGGTGATTGTGCGCAGCGACGTGGTGATGGCCGGCTATTGGAAGCAGCCGGAAGCTACCGCGTATGCCATCCAGGACGATTGGTTCCACACCGGCGACCTGGCCACCATCGACGAAGAAGGTTATGTCCTGATCGTCGATCGCGCGAAGGACATGATCTTGAGCGGAGGCGAAAATATCGCCTCGGCGGAGATTGAGCGCGTCCTGGGCGGTCATCCGGCAGTGCTGGAATGCGCGGTGATTGCCGTCCCGGATGATAAGTGGGGCGAAGTCCCGAAGGCGCTTGTGGTGCTCAGGGCGGGGCAGAGCGCCACCGGGTGCGAAATCCTTGACCATTGTCGCTGCCACCTGGCCGGATTCAAAGTTCCCAAATCATTGGAATTCCTCGAGAGTCTACCCAAAGGCGGCACCGGCAAGATCCTGAAAAAGGTGCTGCGGGAGCCTTACTGGGCGGGGCGCGAGCGCCGCGTGCAATGA
- a CDS encoding sulfatase, whose amino-acid sequence MPIALTDSAAPATSPGSATGRREIVLRFVAISALAGLLLGTFEAALLRSSPGIRFLLVPDIGFVEWFLAPLIDMSWFALWGLGLGSLAARRPGKHRIALLVAADVAAVAAFVALRIRWLHTRIVITEFTFRSDVLVPLAAFAAGFAVVAGGAYLLWGPVSRIAGRVRFPVVRLLSWGLVAAAVVALCGLGYFFWRSFPSAVPAQSSDGPSARRGSPNVVFIVLDTVRADHLSSYGYLRPTTPNLDRLARRGVLFENAISPSSWTLASHASMFTGLLPHQNGADWWLPLPPGPRTLAEALRLNGYRTAGFAANFDYCQRGWGIGRGFDIYRDDSESLQRNLAGTLLGTALIQPAYQTLFRFDYLERQNARETNQEALRWLRRPPANPYFLFINYFDVHVPYLTSPPYDHRFGRISDKLVHKLFDALQGPDPPRGITSDEQAALIAGYDNCLAFLDAQVGRLLDFIDNTPQGRNTIVIVTSDHGEEFGEQGFYSHGYNLYREALHVPLIIAGPGIPKDVRISQLVRTRDLFSTVLDLAGGGKTRFNRDSLGRFWDPKFAPTPFDNFAISELVPIFNEGGKQAMISLTTPEWQYIYQSNGRQELYRWTADPLDQINLAQFDDSQDTLAGLRSRLIQVLAASSQPWRDQDYLFAHSANGRAFMSELMAARKPAGAQLASKSRFIGAAQALDASEEIPPSDKPARPDQESLKSLPYH is encoded by the coding sequence ATGCCAATCGCGCTTACAGACTCGGCCGCCCCCGCAACCTCGCCTGGAAGCGCCACGGGCCGCCGCGAAATCGTTTTGCGCTTCGTCGCCATCAGCGCACTGGCCGGCCTTCTACTGGGGACCTTTGAAGCCGCCCTCCTCAGAAGCTCGCCGGGCATCAGGTTCCTGTTGGTTCCCGACATAGGGTTCGTGGAATGGTTTCTGGCGCCGCTTATTGACATGTCCTGGTTCGCGCTCTGGGGCCTGGGCCTGGGGTCCCTCGCGGCACGCCGTCCCGGAAAACACCGAATCGCCTTGCTTGTGGCAGCCGATGTCGCGGCCGTCGCGGCATTTGTGGCGCTGCGGATTCGCTGGCTTCACACCCGGATCGTCATAACGGAATTCACCTTCCGCAGCGACGTCCTGGTTCCGCTTGCTGCTTTCGCCGCTGGCTTCGCAGTGGTGGCAGGGGGCGCTTATCTGTTGTGGGGACCCGTCTCACGTATTGCCGGCCGGGTCCGCTTCCCAGTGGTGCGTTTGCTGTCATGGGGGCTTGTAGCGGCTGCTGTCGTTGCCCTCTGTGGCCTCGGATATTTTTTCTGGCGGTCGTTCCCATCGGCAGTCCCGGCACAGAGCAGCGACGGACCTTCCGCCCGGCGGGGGAGCCCGAACGTTGTCTTCATTGTCCTCGATACGGTGCGGGCGGACCATCTTTCGTCCTACGGCTATTTGCGCCCCACCACGCCGAACCTGGACCGGCTGGCCCGTCGCGGCGTTTTGTTTGAGAACGCCATTTCACCGAGCTCATGGACCCTGGCCTCGCACGCCTCCATGTTCACCGGCCTACTGCCCCATCAGAACGGGGCCGACTGGTGGCTGCCGCTGCCGCCGGGGCCGCGCACGCTTGCCGAGGCCCTGCGGTTGAACGGCTACCGGACGGCCGGGTTCGCAGCTAATTTTGACTATTGCCAGAGAGGCTGGGGTATCGGTCGCGGCTTTGACATCTACCGCGACGACAGCGAGTCATTGCAGCGCAATCTGGCCGGCACGCTGCTGGGAACGGCGCTCATCCAGCCTGCTTACCAGACCCTTTTCCGGTTTGACTATCTCGAGCGCCAGAACGCGCGTGAAACCAACCAGGAGGCTTTGCGCTGGCTTCGGCGCCCCCCCGCGAATCCCTATTTTCTTTTTATCAACTATTTTGACGTCCACGTGCCCTACCTGACCAGCCCGCCTTATGACCATCGCTTCGGCAGGATTTCAGACAAGCTCGTCCACAAGCTGTTTGATGCCCTGCAAGGCCCCGACCCGCCCCGCGGAATCACGTCGGACGAGCAGGCTGCGCTGATCGCAGGCTATGACAACTGCCTGGCCTTTCTCGACGCGCAAGTTGGGCGCCTGCTCGATTTTATCGACAACACTCCCCAGGGCCGGAACACCATCGTCATCGTTACTTCCGATCATGGCGAAGAATTCGGCGAACAGGGCTTTTACAGCCACGGCTACAATCTGTACCGCGAGGCGCTGCACGTGCCGCTCATTATTGCCGGGCCCGGCATCCCCAAAGACGTGCGGATCAGCCAACTGGTCCGCACCCGTGACCTTTTCTCCACCGTGCTCGATCTGGCCGGGGGCGGCAAGACGCGCTTCAATCGGGACAGCCTGGGGCGATTCTGGGACCCGAAATTCGCGCCGACGCCGTTTGACAACTTCGCCATCTCGGAGCTAGTGCCTATCTTCAATGAAGGCGGAAAGCAGGCCATGATCAGCCTCACCACGCCCGAATGGCAATATATTTACCAATCGAACGGCCGCCAGGAGCTTTACCGCTGGACGGCCGATCCGCTCGACCAGATTAATCTCGCCCAGTTCGACGACTCGCAGGACACCCTGGCGGGCCTTCGCAGCCGGCTGATCCAGGTGTTGGCAGCCTCATCCCAGCCCTGGCGCGATCAGGACTACCTTTTTGCCCATAGCGCCAACGGACGCGCGTTTATGAGTGAATTGATGGCCGCCCGCAAACCCGCCGGCGCCCAGCTCGCGAGCAAATCCCGGTTTATCGGAGCGGCGCAGGCCCTCGATGCTTCCGAGGAAATTCCGCCTTCTGACAAGCCTGCCAGGCCCGACCAGGAATCGCTGAAGAGCCTGCCTTACCATTAG
- a CDS encoding VOC family protein — translation MSNPGNHHKINYIEFASNDLERTKRFYEKVFGWSFQDWGPDYVSFSGALAGIDGGFRKCSRQEELAHFDPLIVLYSENLKATQDAIEAAGGTIVVPAFEFPGGRRFHFADGSGNILAVWSK, via the coding sequence ATGAGCAATCCGGGAAACCACCATAAGATCAATTATATTGAGTTCGCCTCGAATGATCTCGAACGGACGAAACGGTTTTACGAGAAGGTTTTTGGATGGAGTTTTCAGGACTGGGGACCAGACTATGTCAGCTTCAGTGGGGCACTGGCCGGGATCGACGGCGGTTTCAGAAAATGCTCCCGGCAGGAAGAGTTGGCCCATTTTGACCCGCTCATCGTCCTCTACTCAGAGAATCTGAAGGCTACCCAAGACGCCATCGAGGCCGCGGGCGGCACCATCGTTGTACCGGCGTTTGAATTCCCAGGCGGGCGACGATTTCATTTCGCGGACGGCTCGGGAAATATCCTGGCGGTCTGGTCAAAGTAG
- the murB gene encoding UDP-N-acetylmuramate dehydrogenase, with product MIHFEIKRDEPLKPFTTFKVGGPAVFFAGAATREDFLAALEFAHDERLRVFVLGGGSNILVSDNGFDGLVIHPVERGIAIEPAENQKVMLRVEAAETWDDVVGRAVAEGFYGIENLSHIPGQSGAAIVQNIGAYGQQISEVFASATVMEARSGSVMRLSAADCGFGYRKSIFNSSAKNEFIILQLELALNRHGTPDLRYPDVRNFFNDRGIEDPSIQQVREAVIQIRDRKFPFPREEKGGNAGSFFKNLVLHEAEFKVLRDSIRRNFSTAESERLEQIRKPSGADRAVKVPTAFLIEICGLKGHREGGARVNEAQPLVLLNDGGATAHDVMTLAGLVRRTVYARTGMTIELEPELVGFRREEVEKYLALK from the coding sequence ATGATCCATTTCGAAATCAAACGGGACGAGCCGCTCAAGCCCTTCACCACTTTCAAAGTGGGAGGTCCCGCCGTTTTTTTTGCCGGCGCCGCCACGAGGGAAGATTTTCTTGCAGCGCTCGAGTTTGCTCACGATGAACGCCTGCGCGTCTTTGTGCTCGGAGGGGGAAGCAACATCCTGGTGAGCGACAACGGTTTCGACGGGCTGGTGATTCATCCTGTCGAGCGCGGCATCGCAATTGAGCCGGCGGAAAATCAGAAGGTCATGCTGCGGGTTGAAGCGGCTGAAACCTGGGATGACGTGGTCGGCCGCGCGGTGGCGGAAGGGTTTTATGGCATTGAAAACCTTTCGCACATTCCCGGGCAGAGCGGCGCCGCCATCGTGCAGAACATCGGGGCTTACGGACAGCAGATCAGCGAGGTCTTCGCCAGCGCGACCGTCATGGAGGCTCGCTCCGGCAGCGTGATGAGACTGAGCGCCGCCGATTGCGGATTCGGCTACCGGAAAAGTATTTTCAACTCCAGCGCGAAAAACGAATTTATCATCCTGCAGCTCGAACTGGCGCTCAACCGGCATGGCACACCAGATCTTCGCTACCCCGACGTGCGCAATTTCTTCAACGATCGCGGAATCGAGGATCCTTCCATCCAGCAGGTCCGTGAGGCCGTCATCCAGATCCGCGATCGCAAATTCCCTTTCCCGCGTGAAGAGAAAGGCGGCAATGCCGGATCTTTTTTCAAGAATCTCGTGCTGCACGAAGCTGAGTTTAAGGTTCTGCGGGACAGCATCCGGCGCAACTTCTCCACAGCGGAATCGGAGCGCCTCGAACAAATTCGCAAGCCCTCGGGCGCGGATAGGGCGGTGAAGGTTCCCACCGCATTCCTGATTGAAATCTGCGGGCTGAAAGGGCATCGCGAGGGTGGCGCGCGTGTGAATGAAGCCCAGCCACTGGTTTTGCTCAACGACGGCGGCGCAACCGCCCACGATGTGATGACGCTCGCCGGCCTTGTGAGGCGGACCGTTTACGCGCGCACGGGCATGACCATCGAGCTCGAGCCGGAACTGGTAGGTTTCAGACGGGAAGAAGTGGAAAAATATCTTGCGCTCAAATAA
- a CDS encoding DUF6677 family protein, whose amino-acid sequence MARKTEEQAEKAPREAGKPSGTPPSTGSLFGLCFAAWLVPGLGHFLQGRKWRALVLFLAIVGMFAFGLAMQGQFFATGSGSYLHTLGYFAELSTGLPMPAATFFGYGGGDTFFVCSDYGTAFLISAGMLNILTILDTYDIAVGRKA is encoded by the coding sequence ATGGCCAGGAAAACCGAGGAACAGGCAGAGAAAGCGCCGAGGGAGGCCGGCAAGCCTTCCGGCACACCGCCCTCGACCGGCAGCCTGTTCGGCCTGTGCTTTGCTGCGTGGCTGGTCCCCGGTCTTGGACATTTCCTTCAGGGCCGCAAATGGCGGGCCCTGGTGTTGTTTCTGGCCATTGTGGGAATGTTTGCTTTCGGTCTGGCGATGCAGGGGCAGTTTTTTGCCACCGGCTCCGGTTCATATCTGCACACGCTGGGCTACTTTGCGGAGCTTTCCACCGGACTACCCATGCCGGCGGCCACCTTCTTCGGCTATGGAGGCGGCGACACTTTTTTTGTCTGCTCGGATTATGGTACGGCGTTTTTGATCTCCGCCGGCATGCTGAACATTCTGACGATCCTTGACACGTACGACATCGCGGTGGGAAGAAAGGCTTAG
- a CDS encoding VWA domain-containing protein translates to MGQRYILLALLSIGVFMGPALAAQTQKTDSDVTILHITVNMVQLDVAVTDNKGRYVTGLGPGNFQVYEDGIREKIAAFGEENGAPRSVRYSGPGGKVPQLGTFVFDGAAGANAIAPSSPGASVFVLFDTSNYMYRGFALARDAIAQFVRSLDRSDRVAFYSYSRDFFRASPLSEKPTQVLEAVRSTVAGDDAALYNALLWTLKDADKFSGRRVIVVFSNGPDDASMVSPEDVRELAQSEGIPIYMISTREAERDPLSTAVFKRISTSTGGKAYFAGHWQDQEKAFASIRADLAHLYTISYYPAPNPNNGWRKITVEVKGKNPKKYSIRTRTGYRPRVLPEATEALPMDTAPLPKSAGGR, encoded by the coding sequence ATGGGACAACGATACATTCTTCTCGCTTTACTTTCAATCGGGGTGTTCATGGGACCAGCCCTTGCCGCCCAAACCCAGAAGACGGATTCCGATGTGACGATCCTCCACATTACCGTCAACATGGTCCAATTGGATGTGGCGGTAACGGACAATAAAGGCAGGTATGTAACGGGCCTCGGCCCCGGGAACTTCCAGGTGTATGAGGATGGGATTCGGGAGAAAATCGCGGCTTTCGGGGAAGAGAACGGCGCTCCGAGAAGCGTGCGATACTCCGGGCCAGGCGGAAAGGTGCCTCAACTCGGGACGTTCGTCTTTGATGGCGCAGCCGGGGCCAACGCCATTGCCCCGTCCTCTCCGGGAGCCAGCGTTTTTGTCCTGTTTGACACCAGCAATTATATGTATCGGGGCTTTGCTCTGGCCCGGGATGCCATCGCGCAGTTCGTTCGGTCGCTCGACCGCTCAGACCGCGTGGCTTTCTATTCCTACAGCCGCGATTTTTTCCGGGCGAGTCCGCTTAGTGAAAAGCCTACGCAGGTCCTGGAGGCAGTCCGTTCCACAGTGGCTGGCGACGACGCGGCGCTCTACAACGCGCTCTTGTGGACCCTGAAAGACGCCGACAAGTTTTCCGGCCGAAGAGTTATCGTGGTCTTCTCAAACGGGCCTGACGATGCCAGCATGGTCTCGCCTGAGGATGTCCGGGAGCTCGCGCAGTCCGAGGGAATCCCCATCTACATGATCAGCACCCGGGAAGCCGAACGCGATCCGCTTTCGACAGCCGTGTTCAAACGCATCAGCACGAGCACGGGCGGCAAAGCTTATTTTGCCGGGCATTGGCAGGACCAGGAAAAGGCGTTTGCTTCCATCCGTGCGGACCTGGCTCACCTGTATACCATCAGCTACTATCCGGCGCCGAACCCGAATAACGGTTGGCGTAAAATTACGGTGGAAGTGAAAGGTAAAAACCCGAAAAAATACAGCATTCGGACGCGGACCGGGTACAGACCGCGGGTGCTTCCAGAGGCGACCGAGGCATTGCCGATGGATACCGCTCCGCTGCCCAAAAGCGCTGGCGGGAGGTAA